In Paraburkholderia terrae, the DNA window GCGCCTGGATGCGCCGCGAAAAAGCGGGCTGCGTGACGTGCCGCAATTCCGCCGAGCGGCTGAAACTGCGCGTTTCCGCCAGCGACACGAAGTCTTCGAGCCATTTCAGTTCCATACGGACCAGCGCTCCACCAGTAACGGAAAGCCTGCATTCTAGCGGCGCCGGGCCGTGCGCCGGGGCTGATGTCCTAAAGTGGTAAAATTCGCGGTTCTCCCCGCTTGTATCTGTCACCGACTCTTCACGGTTTCTGCCCCTCCCATCATGTCCGACACCCGCCCCGACACTCTCTTCGCGCTGACCGCCCTGTCCCCGCTCGACGGCCGTTACGCATCGAAAACCGAAGCCCTGCGCGACTGGCTTTCGGAAGCCGCGTTCATGCGCCATCGCGTGAAGGTGGAAATTCACTGGCTGATCGCGTTGTCGCACGCCGGTTTCGCGGAAGTGCCGCGCTTCTCGGAAGCGTCGGAGCAATTCCTGCTGCAACTCGTCGAGCGCTTCACCGCGCATGACGCCGCGCGCATCAAGGACATCGAGCGCGTGACGAATCACGACGTGAAGGCTGTCGAGTACTGGCTGAAGGAATCGGTAAAGGGCCAACCGGAACTGGAACGCGCGAGCGAGTTCATCCACTTCGCGTGTACGTCGGAAGACATCAACAACACGTCGCACGGCCTGATGCTCGCCGGCGCGCGCGAACACGTGATCCTGCCCGCGCTGCGCGCCGTGCATCAACGCCTCATCGCGCTCGCGCATGCGCAGGCCGATCAGCCGATGCTCTCGCGCACGCACGGCCAGCCCGCCAGCCCGACCACGCTCGGCAAGGAAATGGCGAACGTTGCTGCGCGTTTGTCGCGTGCGATCGACCGCATCGCGAAGGTCGAACTGCTGGGCAAGATGAACGGCGCCGTCGGCAACTTCAATGCGCATCTGTCTGCGTATCCGGAGTTCGACTGGGAAGCGTTTTCGAAGGAAGTCGTCGAGCAGCGTCTGAAGCTGACGTTCAATCCGTACACGATCCAGATCGAGCCGCACGATTACATGGCTGAACTGTTCGATGCCGTGGCGCGCGCGAATACGATCCTGCTCGACCTCGACCGCGATGTGTGGGGTTATATCTCGATCGGCTATTTCAAGCAGAGGACGAAGGCAGGCGAAATCGGCTCGTCGACGATGCCGCACAAGGTCAATCCGATCGACTTTGAGAACTCCGAAGGGAACCTCGGGCTGGCGAATGCCACGCTGCGGCATCTGGCAGACAAGCTGCCGGTTTCGCGTTGGCAGCGGGATCTGACCGATTCGACGGTGCTGCGGAATATTGGTGTTGCGTTTGGGTATTCGTTGCTGGCGTATGACGCGCTTAATCGTGGGTTGGATAAGCTTGAGGTGAATCCGCAGCGGCTGAACGATGACCTCGATGCGACTTGGGAAGTGCTGGCTGAGCCTGTTCAGACTGTTATGCGTCGGTATGGTATCGAGAATCCTTATGAGCAACTGAAGGAACTGACGCGTGGAAAGGGCATCACGCGGGATGCGTTGCAGACTTTTATTAATGGTCTTGCCATTCCTGCTGATGCAAAGGAGCGTCTGCTTGCGATGACGCCTGGGTCTTATGTTGGCAAGGCTGCTGAGTTGGCCAAGCGGGTCAAGTAACGGTTTATTGCCTGCGGCGGCGTTGGGTTTTGCTGTTCGCAGGCTTTCGATGTGGTTTGCTTTGCGCTTGCGCTGGCGTCCGCGATTCGTTAGCGTGCTTCAAGCGTCGCCCCTGTGCGGGGCGACGCTTGAAGCACGAAGGCAACACGCGGATGCCAGCGAAAACGCTAGAACACCCAAACCGGCCACGCCACGAATCCAAACCGCTGCTACCGGCCCAACATCAAAACCACAAAAAAACGGCCCGCGCAGCGAAAAGAAACACCGCTAGCGGGCCATCAATCAACGGCTACAAAACCCTACCTCGCGCGAAACTGACTGAGCGTTTCCTCAACAATCTGCTCGGGCGTCAACTCGATACTCACAGTAATCGCCTCATCTTCCCCAGGCTCTTCCAGCGTATCGAGTTGGCTCTGCAGCAACGAAGGATCAAAGAAATGCCCAGTACGTGTCTGCAGACGCTCCTGCAGCACTTCCCGCGAACCCTTGAGATAGACAAAGCAAACATCCTTATCGCCCGCGCGCAGGATATCGCGATAAGAACGCTTCAGCGATGAACAAGTGAAAACGGCATCTTCATTCGCCGCCTGCTTCTCCTCGATCGCTGCGCGAATCGTCCTGAGCCACGGCCAGCGATCATCATCCGTCAGCGGAATGCCGTTGTGCATCTTCTCCTTGTTGGCAGCGCTGTGAAACGCATCGCCATCGGTGAAACTGCACTTGAGCCGCTCCGCCAGCATTTCGCCAATACGGGTCTTGCCGGCGCCCGACACGCCCATCGCGATCAAAATCATCTGAAACTCCTTACAGGACCGCCGCCAATGCGAAGGTCAAACCCAAGCCCATCAGCGAAATGATGGTTTCGCAGAGCGACCACGTCTGGAACGTCTGCCCCACCGTCATTCCGAAGTACTCCTTGATCAGCCAGAAACCGCCGTCGTTGACGTGCGAGAAAATCAACGAGCCCGAGCCCGTTGCAAGCACCAACAGTTCCGGCTTAACCTGCACGCCGCTCGCCTGCGCGATCGGCGCGACGATGCCGCAGGCCGTCGTCATTGCAACCGTCGCGGACCCCGTCGCGAGACGGATCAGCGCGGCGACGAACCAGCCGAGCAGCAACGGCGACAAATGCGCTGACGTCGCCGTTTCGACGATCTGCTTCGAGATGCCGCTATCCATCAGCACGCGGCCAAAACCACCGCCCGCGCCGACGATCAGCGTAATGCCCGCGATCGGCGCAAGACATTCGCCGCAGAACTTCTGGATCTGCTCGCGGTTGAAGCCGCGGCTCGCGCCAAACGTCCAGAAGCTGACGAGCACCGCAATCAGCAGCGCAACGTCAGACGTGCCGATGAACTTCAGCAGATCGTTCGGCGTCGTCTTCGGCGCGAACACGAGATCCGCCCAACTGCCGATCAGCATCAGGATCACAGGCAGCAGGATCGTGAAGAGCGTGATACCAAAGCCCGGCAGCTCGCGCGAGCCCGCCTGATGTTCGGTATCGACGAACTGCGCGGCGAGCGGATTGTTTTCGGCGAGTTTGATATGACGGTGGATCAGCAGCGCGAACAGCGGACCAGCGACAATCGCCGTCGGCACGCCGACGAGCAGCCCGTACGCGATCGTGCGGCCGATGTCCGCGTGATACGCCTGCACCGCAAGCAGCGCAGCCGGGTGCGGCGGTATCAGGCCGTGTACGACGGACAGACCCGCGACCATCGGCAGGCCGATCAGCAGCAGTGATTTGCCCGTGCGCTTCGCGACGTTGAACGCGATGGGAATCAGCAGCACGAAGCCGACTTCGAAAAACACCGGCAAGCCGACGATGATCGCGACGAACATCATCGCCCAGTGAATGTTCTTTTCACCGAACCAGTTGATTAGCGTGGTGGCGATACGCTCGGCACCGCCCGATTCGGCCATCATCTTGCCGAGCATCGTGCCGAGGCCGACGACGATCGCGATGTGACCCAGCGTATTGCCGTTACCCGTTTCGAACGACTTCACGATCGTGCCCGCCGGCATGCCAACGGCCAGACCCAGCAACAACGACACGATAATGAGGACGAGGAACGGATAGACCTTGAAGCGCGTGATCATCAGGATCAGCACCGCAATGGCAATCACGGCGTAGATCAGCAGCATGCTGCCGTGGACAGCTTCCATGAAGCTCCTCCTTTGCTTTGTTGGTTTGAATTGCAAAGTGCTACGGCACCTCGCCCGCTTCCGGATGCTGAAAGTGCCTTCTGAGCGAGCACTTTCGCGGACGCTGAATTTTACTGTTTGTTGACGTCGGTGGCGCGTGGAATAAACCCGCGCAAAAATCAAAAAAAACCTCGCCGCTGCAGCCCGTCAGGGGCTGAAGCGGCGAGGCTCGTTGCAGCAGCCGGTTACGCGCTCGTTCAAAACACGATGCTGCGCGTCAGTGTGCAGGTGCTGCCAGTTCGCTCGCAGCGCGCGCGAGACGCGTGACTTCGTCCCAGTTCTGCGCAGCGAGCGCCGCCTTCGGCGTCAGCCACGAGCCGCCCACGCACACTACATTCGGCAGCGCGAGGAAGTTTGGCGCTGTTTCCGCCGTGATGCCGCCCGTCGGGCAGAACTTCAGCGTCGGGAACGGGCCGTGGAAGGCTTGCAGCATCGGCACGCCCCCCGCCTGTTGCGCGGGGAAGAACTTGACGATTTCATAGCCCAGTTCGAGTGCGACGATGATGTCACTCGGTGTCATTACGCCGGGCAAAAGCGGCAGACCGGCGTCCTGCGCGGCCTTGTGCATATCTTTCGTGAGACCCGGCGATACACCGAACTGCGCGCCCGCCTTCTTTGCCTGCTCGCAATGTTCGGGCCTCGTGATCGTGCCGACGCCAACGACGATGTCTTCGGCAAGCTGGCTCGCGCGCTCGATCGCCCCGATGCCGGCAGGCGTGCGCAGCGTGATTTCCAGCACCTTCACGCCGCCTGCGTGCAGTGCGCGCGAAACGTGTTCGCCCTGTTCGACGGTATCGAATGCGAGGACCGGGATCACCGGACCGAGGCGCACGATTTCGCTGACTGTTTTCGACGTCATCTTCAGACTCCTTTTCGCTTTATTTCTGCATTGCGTTGCTGGCTTCACTTGCCACGGCGCTTGCCGTTCCAGTTGCGTGCTGCGTTGCGTGTGACGCTTCGCCGACGAGCGGCCCGAACACCGATGCGCCGAGTTCCGCCGGCGCCGCCGCCGCACGGAACACGCCGAACAGTTCGCGGCCGAAGCCCACTTCGTTTTCCGCCTGATGCTGCGACACGGCAATCGGACGCGCAGCCCATTCGGCGTCGTCGATTTCGATGTCGAGCACGCCTGCTTCGGCGTCTATCACCAGCATGTCGCCCGTTCGCACCTTGCCGAGCGGGCCTTGCAGCAGCGCTTCCGGCGACACGTGAATCACGGCGGGCACCTTGCCCGATGCTCCGGACATGCGGCCGTCCGTGACGAGCGCGACATGGAAACCCTGATCCTGCAACACGCCGAGCAGCGGCGTCAAACGATGCAGCTCAGGCATGCCGTTTGCGCGCGCACCCTGGAAGCGCACGACGGCGATGAAGTCGCGCTTAAGCTCGCCGTTGTCGAAGGCTTCCTGCACGGCTTCCTGCGAATCGAACACGATGGCGGGCGCCTTCACCGTCCGATGCGCCTTGGCAACGGCCGAAATCTTGATCACACCGCGGCCGAGCTTGCCTTGCATCAGACGCAAACCGCCGTCCGGCTGGAACGGATCGCCGATGGCGCGCAACACGGCCGTATCGTGGCTTTCGGCTGCGGCCGGCACCCACGTCAGCTTGCCGTCGAGCAGTTTCGGCTCTTCGGCGTAGCGCGAAAGACCCTTGCCGACGACCGTGTTCACATCGTCATGCAGCAAGCCGCCTTCGAGCAGGTTGCGGATCAGATACGCCATGCCGCCCGCCGCGTGGAAGTGGTTCACGTCGGCCTTGCCGTTCGGATAGACCTTCGCGAGCAGCGGCACCGTAGCCGACAGCGTGTCGAAGTCGTCCCAGTCGATGATGATGCCCGCCGCGCGCGCGATCGCGACGAGGTGAAGCGTGTGATTAGTCGAGCCGCCCGTCGCCAGCAGACCGACGATGCCGTTGATGATCGCTTTCTCGTCGATTACGTGGCCGATTGGCATGTAGTGGCCGCGGTCCACCGTCAGGTCGAGCACGCGGCGCGCGGCTTGCGCAGTCAGCGCATCGCGCAACGGCGTATGCGGATGCACGAACGCCGAGCCCGGCAGATGCAGGCCCATGATTTCCATCAGCATCTGATTGCTGTTGGCCGTGCCGTAGAACGTGCAGGTGCCGTGGCTGTGATACGCGGCGGCCTCGGATTCGAGCAGCTCGTTGCGGCCGCATTTGCCCGTCGCGAACTCCTGGCGCACTTTGGCCTTGTCGTCGTTCGACAGGCCACTCGTCATCGGGCCGGCGGGCACGAAGATGGTCGGCAGATGGCCGAATTGCAGCGCGCCGATCAACAGGCCCGGCACGATCTTGTCGCACACGCCGAGACACAGCGCCGCGTCGAACATGTTGTGCGTGAGCGCGACAGCCGTGCTCATCGCGATCACTTCGCGCGAGAACAGCGACAGTTCCATGCCCGCATTGCCCTGCGTGATGCCGTCGCACATCGCCGGGACGCCGCCCGCGAACTGCGCTACGCCGCCGTTTTCACGCGCGGCGGCCTTGATGATGTCAGGAAAATCCTTGTACGGCGCGTGCGCCGAGAGCATCTCGTTGTACGACGAGACGATGCCGATGTTCGGCTGGCGGATCTGCTTGATGACGAGCTTGTCGTTGCCCTCCATGCCGGCGAAGCCGTGCGCGAGGTTCGCGCAGGACAGCGCGCCGCGCGCCGGGAACTTGCCCTGCGCCTGGTCGATGCGTGACAGGTACGCGTGGCGCGTCGGCTTGCTGCGCTCGATCACGCGCTTCGTGACTTTCATCAGTTGCGAATGCGGGGAAACCATCGATGCTCCTTCGTCGCTGGCCTGCGCGCCTTGACATGAGCGCTGTACGCCAGATTGGTATCGCGGGAAACGGCATGAAGAGCCGGCAACCGGGATATTAGTAGAAAAACTACAAGCACACAATGTGGCAGTTGCTGAATCGGCGCAACTGCGGAATTGGCCTTAAACCTTTATGTACTGGCGTTTCCGGCGTTTTAACGCAGTTCATCAGGGTAATCACCTACGGTACATATGTAGTTTTTGTACTTGATTCGTCTATCAGCTATAGTCCACGCATTCTTCAGCATAGTGCGAGATTCCCGATGATGCTGTCCCAGGTGGAAGCGATGCGCGACCAGATGCGCCCATCCGAACGCAAGCTTGCCGACTACGTGATCGAGGCGCCGCGCGAAGTGCTCGACCTGTCGATGACGGAGGTCGCCGCGCGCGCGGGCGTCAGCCAGCCGACCATCGCGCGCTTTTGCCATGCACTCGGCTTCTCCGGCTTTCGCGAGTTCAAGATCCGCCTTGCGCAAGGGATAGCAACGGAAGTGCCCGCCGTGTATCGCGACGTGCGTCCCGACGAGCCGACGCCCGGCGTCGCCGCGAAGGTGCTCGACCGGACCATCGGCGCGCTGATCCAGGTGCGCAACAATCTGTCGACCGACAGCGTGGCGGCGGCGATCCAGTTGCTGGCGCAAGCGAAGCGCATCGAGTTCTACGGCGCGGGCGGCTCGGGGATTGCCGCGCTCGACATGCAGCACAAGTTCTTCCGGCTCGGCATGCCGAGCGTCGCTTATTCCGACCCGCATACGTTTTTGATGTCGGCGGGATTGCTGGGCGAAGGCGATGTCGTCGTCGCGATTTCGAATACGGGTCGCACGCGTGACATCATCGACGCGGCGAAATCCGCACTCGCCGCGGGCGCGAAGGTGATTGCCGTGACGCATGGGAATTCGCCGCTGGCTCGGATCGCGTCGATCGGACTGTTCGCGAATGTCGATGAAGACACCGACATCTTCTCGCCGATGACGTCGCGCACGTCGCATCTCGCGATCGGCGACATTTTGGCCGTCGGCGTCGCGTTGCAGCGCGGACCGGAACTGGCAGAAAAGCTGGCGGGCGCGAAGGATGTGATTGCGCGACGCCGGATCGGGCCGCAGGAATAGGTCTGCTGCGTGCGTTGAAGCACGCCACGCCGCAGGATGACGGGCCGCATGAGTGATCCGGCACGCACCGCACGGCAAGGTGAAGCGCGACACCAGGACAAAGCGGACATACAAACGCAAAACGGGCTCCCGAAGGAGCCCGTTTCGTTTTGAAGCTTGCTGCTGGTGAAGGCTGCGCTCAGGCGGTCTTACTGCACCGCCCTTGCGCCTACTTCCCGATTATCACTGGTACGAAGCACCGACACCAACCGTCGTGCCCTGGCCACTGACACCGGTGCCGAGGGCGATGGAGCTCACGCCCGAGGCGGTGCTGTTATCGCCGAAAACCAGCGCGTGATCAGCAGACGCAGAGTTGCTCTGCCCAAAAGCCAAAGCATCGGTGCCGTTCGCAAGCGCCATACAACCAAACGCGATGGCCGAACCAGAGTCGGTCAACGTGTTAGTGGCAGACGGCGTTGTCTTGCAGTTACCAGCGCCTGAATTGTTAATTGCGACAATCGAGTTGCCATTGCCGTCTTTAACATACCCTGTTGAATTCGCGTATGCGAAACCAGACGCCAGCGCGCCCCCCGCCAATAATCACCGCGGTTCCGAGCAATCCGACAGATTTTTTCGAAGAACCTCCCTTGCCGCGCGACGCGGCATTCTCCTGAGCGGCGACCCACGTTCCCGTGGTTTCGTTCCAGATTGATCGATAAGTCTTATTCATCTGC includes these proteins:
- the eda gene encoding bifunctional 4-hydroxy-2-oxoglutarate aldolase/2-dehydro-3-deoxy-phosphogluconate aldolase, whose product is MTSKTVSEIVRLGPVIPVLAFDTVEQGEHVSRALHAGGVKVLEITLRTPAGIGAIERASQLAEDIVVGVGTITRPEHCEQAKKAGAQFGVSPGLTKDMHKAAQDAGLPLLPGVMTPSDIIVALELGYEIVKFFPAQQAGGVPMLQAFHGPFPTLKFCPTGGITAETAPNFLALPNVVCVGGSWLTPKAALAAQNWDEVTRLARAASELAAPAH
- a CDS encoding ESPR domain-containing protein yields the protein MNKTYRSIWNETTGTWVAAQENAASRGKGGSSKKSVGLLGTAVIIGGGRAGVWFRIREFNRVC
- a CDS encoding gluconokinase; the protein is MILIAMGVSGAGKTRIGEMLAERLKCSFTDGDAFHSAANKEKMHNGIPLTDDDRWPWLRTIRAAIEEKQAANEDAVFTCSSLKRSYRDILRAGDKDVCFVYLKGSREVLQERLQTRTGHFFDPSLLQSQLDTLEEPGEDEAITVSIELTPEQIVEETLSQFRAR
- the edd gene encoding phosphogluconate dehydratase, whose product is MVSPHSQLMKVTKRVIERSKPTRHAYLSRIDQAQGKFPARGALSCANLAHGFAGMEGNDKLVIKQIRQPNIGIVSSYNEMLSAHAPYKDFPDIIKAAARENGGVAQFAGGVPAMCDGITQGNAGMELSLFSREVIAMSTAVALTHNMFDAALCLGVCDKIVPGLLIGALQFGHLPTIFVPAGPMTSGLSNDDKAKVRQEFATGKCGRNELLESEAAAYHSHGTCTFYGTANSNQMLMEIMGLHLPGSAFVHPHTPLRDALTAQAARRVLDLTVDRGHYMPIGHVIDEKAIINGIVGLLATGGSTNHTLHLVAIARAAGIIIDWDDFDTLSATVPLLAKVYPNGKADVNHFHAAGGMAYLIRNLLEGGLLHDDVNTVVGKGLSRYAEEPKLLDGKLTWVPAAAESHDTAVLRAIGDPFQPDGGLRLMQGKLGRGVIKISAVAKAHRTVKAPAIVFDSQEAVQEAFDNGELKRDFIAVVRFQGARANGMPELHRLTPLLGVLQDQGFHVALVTDGRMSGASGKVPAVIHVSPEALLQGPLGKVRTGDMLVIDAEAGVLDIEIDDAEWAARPIAVSQHQAENEVGFGRELFGVFRAAAAPAELGASVFGPLVGEASHATQHATGTASAVASEASNAMQK
- a CDS encoding MurR/RpiR family transcriptional regulator — its product is MMLSQVEAMRDQMRPSERKLADYVIEAPREVLDLSMTEVAARAGVSQPTIARFCHALGFSGFREFKIRLAQGIATEVPAVYRDVRPDEPTPGVAAKVLDRTIGALIQVRNNLSTDSVAAAIQLLAQAKRIEFYGAGGSGIAALDMQHKFFRLGMPSVAYSDPHTFLMSAGLLGEGDVVVAISNTGRTRDIIDAAKSALAAGAKVIAVTHGNSPLARIASIGLFANVDEDTDIFSPMTSRTSHLAIGDILAVGVALQRGPELAEKLAGAKDVIARRRIGPQE
- the purB gene encoding adenylosuccinate lyase, whose product is MSDTRPDTLFALTALSPLDGRYASKTEALRDWLSEAAFMRHRVKVEIHWLIALSHAGFAEVPRFSEASEQFLLQLVERFTAHDAARIKDIERVTNHDVKAVEYWLKESVKGQPELERASEFIHFACTSEDINNTSHGLMLAGAREHVILPALRAVHQRLIALAHAQADQPMLSRTHGQPASPTTLGKEMANVAARLSRAIDRIAKVELLGKMNGAVGNFNAHLSAYPEFDWEAFSKEVVEQRLKLTFNPYTIQIEPHDYMAELFDAVARANTILLDLDRDVWGYISIGYFKQRTKAGEIGSSTMPHKVNPIDFENSEGNLGLANATLRHLADKLPVSRWQRDLTDSTVLRNIGVAFGYSLLAYDALNRGLDKLEVNPQRLNDDLDATWEVLAEPVQTVMRRYGIENPYEQLKELTRGKGITRDALQTFINGLAIPADAKERLLAMTPGSYVGKAAELAKRVK
- a CDS encoding GntP family permease, producing MEAVHGSMLLIYAVIAIAVLILMITRFKVYPFLVLIIVSLLLGLAVGMPAGTIVKSFETGNGNTLGHIAIVVGLGTMLGKMMAESGGAERIATTLINWFGEKNIHWAMMFVAIIVGLPVFFEVGFVLLIPIAFNVAKRTGKSLLLIGLPMVAGLSVVHGLIPPHPAALLAVQAYHADIGRTIAYGLLVGVPTAIVAGPLFALLIHRHIKLAENNPLAAQFVDTEHQAGSRELPGFGITLFTILLPVILMLIGSWADLVFAPKTTPNDLLKFIGTSDVALLIAVLVSFWTFGASRGFNREQIQKFCGECLAPIAGITLIVGAGGGFGRVLMDSGISKQIVETATSAHLSPLLLGWFVAALIRLATGSATVAMTTACGIVAPIAQASGVQVKPELLVLATGSGSLIFSHVNDGGFWLIKEYFGMTVGQTFQTWSLCETIISLMGLGLTFALAAVL